Genomic segment of Dromiciops gliroides isolate mDroGli1 chromosome 3, mDroGli1.pri, whole genome shotgun sequence:
CCGGACCCCATCGCTAGTCCCCTCTCAGAGATCCAGGCCCCAGCCCCTGCTGCGGTACAGATGGCGTTGCCAAGGCAACTGCTCCGGAGGGGATGGGGGGGTCGCCATGGAGACTGGGTCCCAGGTGAATCGCCTGGCATCACCGACTGGTTACCGCGGAGACCGACCCTCCTTCCCGCTGCCGCACCCCCATCCTCTCTGGTccgtgggggtggggtgggagtgggcgGCATAGGCAGGGGTCTTGTCCACTCCACCCCGTGACCCTGATGTTTGGGTCCCGTAGGCCACGATGCAAAGACCCAAGAGTCTAGGCCTCCAGTCCCTACCCCACAAGGGCCTAAACGTCCTGATCCTACAACCCTTACCCCCCTCAGGCACTCATGCGTTTTTATCCTCACCAATCCTCTCCTCTCAAAGACCAGGGTCCCGCTGTCTCGGGACCGCAGGTGTCAGGGTCCCAGCCCGCCCATCTCTTCCTAGACCCAGGCGTCCAGGCCCCCAACCCATTCagagccccaccccccccccatttcagcCGCAGGTCCTGGGGACTGCAGAGCGAGAttcggggtggggtgggatgtAAAAGGCTGGGGGCTCTGCGCGTCTGGGTCCCCCACCTCACCCGCAGACGGGGGCGTGGGTCTCACCTCTCCGGGGCTAGGCGTCCCCCTGGATGAGCTCCCGAGTGctggcagcagcagtagcagcagcggcagcggcagcggcgaaCCGAGGCGGCGGCCGAGCCCATGGGCCGCGGGCTTCGCTGACCCCATGTCCGGGCCGGGGCCGGGCCCGAGCCCCGTCTCTGTCTCCCCTGCCTGGCCCTGCAGCGAGCCCTGGCCCGCGATCTCTTTCCTTCTGGCTCGGCTGAGCTCGCCCTACCCTTCCCCCAGTCCTTGGTTGGTCGCCTCCTTTCAGTCCGCCAGCCCCCTCCCCCGGGTTTCCCCGCCCTGGGCCCGCCGGTGACAGGAGCTCCCAGCACCGCGCCGCCTCCTCCTGCTGCCGCCCCCCCAGCCCCGGCTGCGCCGGCGCCGCCAGCCCCGCCCCGGCCCCGCCTCCCCGGCCGGGACAATAGCGCGGGTGAGAGTGCTTGCCCTACTCAACGCTCTGGGCCTGAAACCTCCTCCTAGATCTTTCGGAGACCCGCAGTGCCCAGGCGATCTAAGGCAATGATGTTCCCAGGCCCTCGACCTTCCGGGCTGACACTGCCCTCAGAGCCCCGGGTATCCTGCCTCCACATCACGGCATCTCCTCCACTTCCCCACCCCACCGTGGGCTGCCTCCGTAGCCGAAGGTGGAGAAATAAAGGAAGCTTCCTGTATTGGGACTATTTCAGCTAATTTCCCCCTGGCCCTGGAAGGTTCACAAGACCCGGGCCGAAGGGATATATATGTCCGTGGACAAAGTCTGGCCGAGGGAAGGCGGGGGACCCAGATGGCTAGAGCtccttccccgcccccacccAACTCTTGCTCTGCGGTCCCCAGAACCTGAGgctgaagtgggggggggggtggagctcCGAATGGGTTGGGCAACCTGGACGCCGgggtctgggaggggaaggggtccCTGATACCTGTGGCCCAGAGCCATCAGAACCGGTCTTTGATTTGAGCCCTCTGGGCTGGTTGCTTGATGGTAAAAGATTTCTCACAcgtatcttttccatttttaattaaaCATAAATATTCAAATCCCAACATCCATACCAGATTTCCAAATTCTTATCTAATTAATGTGCCCCCgaattccctcctttcccctaaGTAAGTGGTGTGGCCACCTGAGTCCACCATCTTGGGGTTCCTGGTGTCAGAAGCCATCTTGGCACAGTTTCCAGGACACTGAGCATCTCCCAGGCAATGGAGGGCCATCTGTTCTGGTCCTCACACCATCTTGAATCTGCTTCCTGGGCAGGGGCCCGGTAATGACTTTCCCCCCATCTATTGGTTGAATCATCAATACATCTGTGTGCCCTTGATTCCATTCCTGCCACAACCCCATATACCTCCCCTTCCAGGGAGCCCATCCATCTGCCACTTTTGAGTTCTCTTGACTCAGGTGAACTGGTAGGGCATGTTTACACTGGGGCCTTTTTCCATTTGCTGGGCCAGCTGTCCATCAAAGTCttgctcctcctccccccttccccccattcccAGAGTTGGGTTGCTATCTTGAGGGGGAAATCTTGGTTGTCCAATGACTGGACCAGTTCTTCATCACACAAGAAAGGACTGGAGACTTTACGAGGCCTCCCATTGGCTGCAGTGGGCGACCAGTTAGTCTGAGGGCAGGTCATACATGGGTCTGAAGGCGCTGTGGCCAGGAACAGGGAGGACTGTgtaggaaaagggagggggcccAGAGCTTGGTCAGGGTCCCATTGGGTGTGGATTTGACATAGCTGGTGAAAGCACGTGTGTATGGAGTGGTGAGGTAACCCTCCCGGGCCTGTAGAGACCACCAAGTTCTGGAGGGAAATAAGGCCAGGTGAGGGGTAAGGTCATAGAACGCAGAAGGGCTGGCAGGAAAGACAGGGGATGCTGGAGAGGAGAATAGGGCAGTTCCAGGGTCCTGGCTCATACTAACACCTCGAACTTTATAGTAGCCATTAGTAGGATcctgggaagagagaaaaaagataaaaatgagactgATGATAAGGGAAAACAGAGTGATGAAGGTTAAAGATGAGAAGCCCAGGGGAAAGCAGCAGAGATCAAGAAAATCGGTCAATAGACACACATAGATAGATTGGTACAGggtataatgggggggggcagaaagaTGGGAGGGCACCTATGGGCAAAGCCAAAGAGAAATACAAGAAGCACCAGAAACAGGTTTGAAGGAGACAGGGAGACATACCAGAGAGAGGCAGGGGGATTGGGTGGTGGCTGACAGACaaggagagacagatggagaaacacAGGGTTGGAAGACAGAGGAGGCACAGCTAGAAGTCTCTGAACAATGTTGGAAAGGCTTATGGGTGGGGCTGGgaaatagtggtggtggtgatggggagaATAGGCAAACATATAGATATCAGGAGTCCATGATgcctcagagaagggaaagacaagAATTAGGATTGCACAATGACCAGGACAAAGGAGATACAGGGACTGAataaggaggttaagtgaccccAGGTAAGGactgaggaaggagaaagcaggGAGGTGACCGAGGGGACCCAGAAAGAGATGGAGGGCAGAAGTCAAAAACAGATATAAAGACAGAGATGGGAGGGGGGCCCAGACCTTAGAAGCTCCAGGCCCCGCCCTCGCCCTGCTCCGCCCACCTTGGACTCAGGTCCCGCCTCCTTATCTACCGCGAGGTCGCTCTGCTGGGTGTGGGAAGTGCAGGTGGACTCGCTGCTGTGGACCTAAGGGGAGGGGGTCGTGACACTCAGTGTCCCGGGAGAGGCCCCCTCCCAGCCCTGTGAGTCGCCGACCCTTCCGACTAGGGCTTCGGCAGCCTTCAGCTCCTGGACCCCAACCTCGCGGGGCGCTTCGCGTGAAGGGACGTCCAAAGGGGCGTACCTGGTCTTCCcggctcccctccccctcttcctcggGGGCCCGAGGACTGGAACCATCGCTGTCTGTGATTTGCACCAGTATGTCCCGCTTAGAGATCCTTGCTCTGGAGCCTGAGAGTGGGGAAGAAGGCGGAGCTAGAGGGCGGTACCCCCAGAGACGGAGAAAACTGAACAACGAGGAACAGCAAGGGCTTGGGGGGCGGTGGGCTGAGGCAAAGGCCCAGCTGGGGAGGGGCGGGGGACCAGGAAGTGGGGCGGACCCCGAAGGGCAGCTGCGACCACACTGACCTCGGCCTCGGCGCCAGCAGCAGTGGGCGCCCCCCGCGATGAGCAGTAGTAACAAAGCGGTAGCCGCTGCAGCCACTCCGGCCACGATGCGCACCAGGGGCAGTGGGTCTGGGAGGGGACACAGGGGTCAGAATGGGTTAAAGAAAGGTTTGGGGAGCCCGGGGGGAGGAACCAAGCAATCCTGAATGTAGGGAAGTTGGGGCAGTTTTAGGAGCCGAGGTGGGGGGGTCCCTGAGGAATGTGGAGGGTTCTGGGACCCTGCTCCGGCTCTAGGTTTGGAGATCTGCAAGGATTTGGGTGGtcggttggggggggggcggtcctGCGAGTCGCCGGGAACTCTGGGAGTCCAGGGACCCTTAGGGCTCACCACTGCGGATCAGCCCAGCCCGGGCTCCTGCCTCTCCTAGCCGGTTGCGAGCGCTGCAGTTGAAGTCTCTGGCGAAGTCCGCTTCCCGAGTCCCCGAGATGTGCAGCACCGAAACCAATCCTCGTCGCCCACTGCCGGCGGCCCCTGGGGCGGGGAACGTCTCTACTAGGAAGCGGCCTCGAGAACCCGAGGCGAGTGCGCCCTCGCCCCAGGACCAGACCTGGGCAGGGGAAAGAACGGGAAAGGCTCGGCGACAGGCTCGgaggctggggttggggggtgggaggaggcgTGGAGGCGCGGGCCGAAGTTCTTCGGGAAAGAGTGCCATGGGATGGATTAAGAACCCTTACCACTGCATCGGGTGCTGGGGAGCCGAGCACTAGACACTCCAGCCGGGCCGGAGCTCCCAGAGCAGCCGGGGGCGAGTGCAAGGCAGTCACTGCTGGGGGCCCTGGGAGGATTCAAAGTCCAATCAGAGATGACCCCGTTCCTCACCGTCACCTAGCCCCTCCCTTTCGTCCTGTCCCCCCAAAACCTCTGCTCACCATGCACAGTCAGTGTCGCCTCCCCCAGGCCGCCCCCCATTCCTGAGGGTCCTGGCTCTGCGCGACACTCGTAATGCCCTGCGTCCCCTGGCCCCACGGACGCCAGACGCAACGTGGGCCCCGAGCTCAGGATCTGGAGACGCATGGGGCAAAGTCATTAGGGGAGATTGGGAAGGAGGAAATGAGCTAAACCCAGAGCCCCCGTCCCGGCGCTCTACCCCTTACCTTCGTCCCCCCACGGCGGGTCCAGGTCACTCGTGGGGGCGGGTTTCCCTTCCAGGTGCAGGTAAAAGAGGCGTCTTCCCCCACATCCACTTCCACTGGCTCaggtggagagaggaggagaggaccGACTGGAGGTTAAAGGGAGCTTGTCAATGAGACTCAGGCTCCAGGATTATTGTCTCTTGACTCAGAGACTCAGGAGTCCCGACCTGCCCCTCCCAGGCATGGGGAGTACCCTCATCCTACTCCTTTAGATACCAAAGCATCAGAAGTCCCTCACAGCACTCTCACCGGAGGATCCAAGGCCCTGACACTTCCTATGACACTTCCCACCCAGGAAGGGTGGCCAACAGATTCTTCACCCACTGCAGGGAGCCCGGACACCAGGATCAGCCCCAGCCCCTGCCTCTGGAAGCAGAGGTCTGCCCACTCTACTCACACTGCACATCCAATGCTGTGCTTCGATTGGTGCTGCCCACGGCATTGGTCACCTCACAGGACACAGGCTCAGTCAGGAAGGAAGCATCTGCTTTTGCCTCTAACAGGGGGCCCCGAGCTCCAGGAAGCACAGACCCTCCTTTGGCCCACCTGGAGGGCAGGAAGGATCATTACTCAAACATGGCTGGAACTATGGGGTCCTGGGAGAGTACCGTCATTTGGGGACTGGGGGTGTTTGCAAGGGCTCACCTGTAGCCAGTAACTGGGGGATGGGCAGTTGCTTGGCACAGAAATGTGACCTTTCCACCCTCAGGCACTGTCTGTGGCTCTGCAGACAGAGTCACCACAGGGGGATCTAGGAGATGCGGGAGATTAAAGTCAGAATAAAGAAGGACTTGCCCAGCATCTTTTTCCCCAACCAATTCCTGTCCAAGATCCCCTCAAGCCCCCTACAGAACCCAGAAGTCCAGTTCTCACTTACACTGAAGACTGAGGGTGACCTCAGTGTCTTTGCCCCTTGGCAGGGCTGGACTTCGGGCCTGGCAGATGAAGGAGGCACCATCATCCCGGGCAGAGGGGGTGATTGAGAGGGAGCTCTCAGCTGCTCCCAGGATCCCATTGGCCAGCAGGgtctgggtggggggagggaagaaaggaatgggCTTAAGGCTGGTTggcctctctgaccctcagtgaGGGAACAGCCCAGCTTTTTTCTGGTTCCTCCCCCCCAGTCCTATTATTTCCACATTTTTGTAAGAGTCTGCAAAGATAAATGTTTTCCATTCCCTGTCCTCCCCATGCTGTGAAGTAGGAGACAGCCCCAGATTATAACCTGACCTGGCTGTAAGTGGCTCCCTCTAGACGTATACCATCACGAAACCAGAGCAGCTCAGGGATGGGGCGAGCTCCACCTCGGGTGCGGCACGTCAAGTTCCCAGCAACCCCAGCAACCAGAGCCACAGTTGGAGCCCCTAGCACCTCAGGTGCTTCTGGGGGGACTGAGGAGAATAGAAGACCGGTGACTCTCCAGACCTCCCTTAAGCAGAGAGCCCATGGCCTAGCAAGACCAGC
This window contains:
- the KIRREL2 gene encoding kin of IRRE-like protein 2 — encoded protein: MAYCGISELPLSTQGCLDDIAHPLLYVFVIMLWEEDISQGYAPFPPTCLSQLPLDPFGPRGNARLGPSLKRQDKLLRSQPPSPWPRLLFLCLPGDHRGCEEAEGSRAPHFIQQPEDLEVVLGEEATLPCALSGYHGLVQWTKDGLALGGERDLPGWSRYWIAGDRASGHHDLHIGAAELGDEASYECQATQAALRSRPARLRVLVPPEAPEVLGAPTVALVAGVAGNLTCRTRGGARPIPELLWFRDGIRLEGATYSQTLLANGILGAAESSLSITPSARDDGASFICQARSPALPRGKDTEVTLSLQYPPVVTLSAEPQTVPEGGKVTFLCQATAHPPVTGYRWAKGGSVLPGARGPLLEAKADASFLTEPVSCEVTNAVGSTNRSTALDVQFGPLLLSPPEPVEVDVGEDASFTCTWKGNPPPRVTWTRRGGTKILSSGPTLRLASVGPGDAGHYECRAEPGPSGMGGGLGEATLTVHGPPAVTALHSPPAALGAPARLECLVLGSPAPDAVVWSWGEGALASGSRGRFLVETFPAPGAAGSGRRGLVSVLHISGTREADFARDFNCSARNRLGEAGARAGLIRSDPLPLVRIVAGVAAAATALLLLLIAGGAHCCWRRGRGQARISKRDILVQITDSDGSSPRAPEEEGEGSREDQVHSSESTCTSHTQQSDLAVDKEAGPESKDPTNGYYKVRGVSMSQDPGTALFSSPASPVFPASPSAFYDLTPHLALFPSRTWWSLQAREGYLTTPYTRAFTSYVKSTPNGTLTKLWAPSLFLHSPPCSWPQRLQTHV